AAGCTTATACTCCTTGGGAATGGCATGAGGAACTAATGGATTATGCAAATAGACTAGGGCTTATCTTTTTTTCTTCCCCTTTTGATAAAACAGCTGCAGATTTTCTAGAAGGGTTGAATGTACCTGCATATAAAATTGCATCTTTCGAACTTATGGATATCCCATTAATAGAGTATATTGCTTCAAAAGGTAAGCCAATGATAATGTCAACTGGAGTGGCATCACTATCAGAAATTTGCGATGCTGTTGTTTCTTGCAGAAGGATGAATAATAATCAAATAATGCTTATGAAATGTACTTCTTCATATCCTGCAAAGGTTGAAGATGCAAATTTATTGATGATACCTAACATGAAAGAGACCTTTGAAGTAGAGGTAGGGTTGTCCGATCACACATTAGGAATAACAGCCCCTATAGTGTCTATAGTTTTAGGAGCAAGAGCGATAGAGAAACATTTCATCTTAGATAAATCAATAGGAGGACCTGACTCAAGCTTTTCTTTAGAACCAGATGAGTTTAAAAAAATGGTAGATTCAGTAAGAGAGGCAGAGAAAGCTCTAGGAAAAATAAATTATAATTTAGAATCAACACAGAAAAATAGATTGATTGGAAGGTCGTTGTTTGTAGTTGAAGATGTAGAAGAAGGCGAAATATTTACCGAAAATAATATCCGCTCTATAAGGCCAGGCTATGGGCTCCCTCCTAAATATATCAAAAATATACTTGGTAAAAAAGCAAAGAATAATATAAAAAGGGGCACCCCATTAAATTGGGATTTGATCACATGATCTTCTTCTTGGATCAATACAAGAACCTACGCAGTTCTTGATTAATATTTTTGTATTGCAAATTCACAAATGTATTATTAGCCTGCCGGTTTTTTTGATCAGTTTGATCTTACAGGTTATATGTACGAATCAGTATTTGAAAATATCAGAATCGTTTACGTTGGAAAAAGTTTCTAGCCAATCCGGATCTTTTATCAAAAAAATCCTCTCTATCTTCTCACACAATAGAACAGAATTCTTCGGGCGTTTT
This is a stretch of genomic DNA from Synergistaceae bacterium DZ-S4. It encodes these proteins:
- the pseI gene encoding pseudaminic acid synthase, whose translation is MNIDFFDTSNKVFIIAELSANHGHDIAIAKKTIDAVKDSGADAIKLQTYRADTLTIDCNNDYFKLDIGTIWDGRTLYDLYSEAYTPWEWHEELMDYANRLGLIFFSSPFDKTAADFLEGLNVPAYKIASFELMDIPLIEYIASKGKPMIMSTGVASLSEICDAVVSCRRMNNNQIMLMKCTSSYPAKVEDANLLMIPNMKETFEVEVGLSDHTLGITAPIVSIVLGARAIEKHFILDKSIGGPDSSFSLEPDEFKKMVDSVREAEKALGKINYNLESTQKNRLIGRSLFVVEDVEEGEIFTENNIRSIRPGYGLPPKYIKNILGKKAKNNIKRGTPLNWDLIT